A window from Acidobacteriota bacterium encodes these proteins:
- a CDS encoding tetratricopeptide repeat protein — MDGPGDRPLRNPATGRRPDAMNHGLLGATIGLLVLGGGCTPAGETPSSAPTGGAGVTAPPPFVMPDLSGLPEAVREQVRQRHDALRRAEESGAAIARGNAYGDLGLILMATRFYEAAEIALGHARALAPRRMRWPYYLGQLYRTTGDQPRAVELFEHAVDLDPTYLAALVRLGELYLDEGRAEDAEPLFEQALAIDPASAPALSGIGRAALAQGATARAIEYLERALAVGPAAWDIHYNLATAYRDAGRPDRAEEHLNQRGGDPPEPPDPLMQAYEALLRSPRNYETRGVAAMQDGRTADAVEIFREGIAETPDDASLRQQLGTALFATGDADGAAEQFESALRLDSTQARAHAGLGTLASMGGRQAEAIEHFTAAVRHDPDYLEARLGLVDAYRAAGRAEDALAELDRAIEIAPGFADVWLARGLLLVQLGRYREARERLDEARTVHPGHPGLTDLLVRVLAAAPDPGARDGRRAIALVEPLLRAPPNPTLDETVAMALAEAGRYAEAAERQRRAIAAAEEAGYPEVARAMTGVLGLYERNRPSRAPLGGPQP, encoded by the coding sequence ATGGACGGACCTGGCGATCGACCGCTACGCAACCCTGCAACAGGGAGGAGGCCGGACGCGATGAACCACGGGCTGCTGGGCGCGACGATAGGCCTCCTCGTCCTGGGCGGCGGTTGCACGCCCGCCGGCGAGACGCCGTCGTCCGCGCCGACCGGCGGCGCCGGCGTGACGGCCCCGCCGCCGTTCGTCATGCCCGACCTCTCGGGGCTTCCGGAGGCGGTCCGGGAACAGGTACGGCAGCGGCACGACGCCCTGCGGCGCGCCGAGGAGTCCGGCGCCGCGATCGCCCGCGGAAACGCCTACGGCGACCTCGGCCTCATCCTCATGGCCACCCGCTTCTACGAGGCCGCGGAGATCGCGTTGGGTCACGCACGGGCGCTCGCGCCGCGGCGCATGCGGTGGCCGTACTACCTCGGGCAGCTCTACCGGACGACCGGCGACCAACCGCGCGCCGTCGAGCTCTTCGAGCACGCCGTCGACCTCGATCCGACCTATCTCGCGGCGCTCGTTCGCCTCGGCGAGCTGTATCTCGACGAGGGCCGGGCGGAGGACGCGGAGCCGCTCTTCGAGCAGGCGCTGGCGATCGACCCGGCGTCCGCGCCTGCGCTGTCCGGCATCGGCCGCGCGGCGTTGGCGCAAGGCGCGACCGCGCGAGCCATCGAGTACCTGGAGCGCGCACTGGCGGTGGGGCCCGCGGCCTGGGACATCCACTACAACCTGGCGACGGCGTACCGCGACGCGGGGCGGCCGGACCGGGCCGAGGAGCACCTGAACCAGCGCGGCGGCGACCCGCCGGAGCCGCCGGACCCGCTCATGCAGGCGTACGAGGCGCTGCTGAGAAGCCCGCGCAACTACGAGACCCGCGGCGTCGCGGCGATGCAGGACGGCCGCACCGCCGACGCGGTCGAGATCTTCCGGGAAGGAATCGCGGAGACGCCGGACGACGCATCGTTGCGCCAGCAGCTCGGAACCGCGCTCTTCGCCACCGGCGATGCCGACGGCGCCGCCGAGCAGTTCGAGTCGGCGCTGCGCCTGGACTCCACGCAGGCCCGGGCCCATGCCGGCCTGGGAACGCTGGCGAGCATGGGCGGCCGGCAGGCCGAGGCCATCGAGCACTTCACGGCAGCGGTCCGACACGATCCGGACTACCTGGAGGCGCGGCTCGGACTGGTGGATGCGTATCGCGCCGCCGGACGCGCGGAGGACGCGCTGGCCGAGCTGGACCGGGCGATCGAGATCGCACCCGGATTCGCCGACGTCTGGCTGGCGCGGGGGTTGCTGCTGGTCCAGCTCGGCCGCTACCGGGAGGCGCGCGAGCGCCTGGACGAAGCGCGCACCGTCCACCCGGGACACCCCGGACTGACCGACCTGCTGGTCCGCGTGCTCGCCGCCGCGCCGGACCCCGGCGCCCGCGACGGCCGCCGTGCAATCGCGCTCGTCGAGCCGCTGCTCCGGGCGCCTCCCAACCCGACCCTGGACGAGACCGTGGCGATGGCGCTCGCCGAGGCGGGCCGCTACGCCGAGGCGGCCGAACGCCAGCGCCGCGCGATCGCGGCCGCCGAAGAGGCGGGGTACCCCGAGGTCGCCCGCGCGATGACCGGCGTGCTCGGCCTCTACGAGCGGAACCGACCGTCCCGCGCGCCGCTGGGAGGACCGCAACCCTGA